One window of the Pieris brassicae chromosome Z, ilPieBrab1.1, whole genome shotgun sequence genome contains the following:
- the LOC123718857 gene encoding prostatic acid phosphatase-like: MVRIKICNLPRQIMFKCLPLLCLIIQFCTCNEYKLRYAAVIYRHGDRTPVDTYPTDPWGEESFWPVKFGELTNIGKMQHYKLGQWLRQRYVNFITDEFDPEAVYVRSTDVDRTLMSAQANLAGMYPPDENSTWNPKLFWQPIPVHTVPEVNDEVLAMKKECKVYEKLKKDYLNSEVYKNRLRQYEDLMDYLTKYTGRKIRDYEDISSIYSTLKIEALYNFTLPNWTHAVFPDKMKSPACYSFTTATATSAMIRFMIGPLVKHILKQALSVILGDSKLRLSMYSGHDFTIGNVLNGFGVYDGNCPGYTSTILFEFIEKESEYYIQLSYRNSTEIVEPRVLNIPNCGELCPLQHFIQLYEDIITVDWETECEEKYGWLMFFCGIISLSFLYTIVEAVKFYRKKDQYSEEYLKSKLLLNRF; the protein is encoded by the exons ATGGTTCGAATAAAAATTTGCAACCTACCTCgccaaataatgtttaaatgtCTACCATTACTGTGtcttattattcaattttgcACTTGTAACGAATACAAACTCCGGTATGCAGCGGTTATATATCGACATGGTGATAGGACTCCAGTCGATACATATCCAACAGATCCTTGGGGAGAGGAATCATTCTGGCCAGTAAAATTTGGAGAGCTGACTAACATTGGCAAAATGCAACACTACAAATTAGGACAATGGCTTAGACAAAGATATGTG AATTTCATTACTGATGAATTCGATCCGGAAGCTGTCTATGTTAGGTCAACTGATGTTGATCGTACTCTTATGTCAGCTCAGGCTAACTTAGCTG gtaTGTACCCACCAGATGAGAATTCTACTTGGAATCCCAAATTATTCTGGCAACCTATACCTGTACATACAGTGCCAGAGGTAAATGATGAAGTTTTAGCAATGAAAAAAGAGTGTAAAGTTTATGAAAAGCTGAAAAAAGATTATTTGAATTcagaagtttataaaaatcgtTTAAGGCAGTATGAAGACCTTATGGA ctACCTCACAAAATATACTGGTAGAAAAATCAGAGACTATGAGGATATTTCATCAATTTACAGTACCTTGAAAATTGAAGCTCTTTATAACTTTACATTGCCAAATTGGACTCATGCCGTGTTCCCTGATAAAATGAAGAGTCCTGCTTGTTACAG ctttACTACCGCCACAGCAACTTCAGCAATGATACGCTTTATGATTGGTCCATTGgtgaaacatattttaaagcaaGCATTAAGTGTTATCTTAGGTGACAGCAAATTACGATTATCAATGTATAGTGGACATGATTTTACTATTGGTAATGTTTTAAATGGATTTGGTGTTTACGATGGAAATTGCCCTGGATATACATCAACAATACTTTTTGAATTCATCG aaaaagaatctgaatattatattcaacTTTCATATAGAAATAGTACTGAGATTGTAGAACCTCGTGTTTTAAACATTCCTAACTGTGGAGAATTGTGCCCACTGCAACACTTTATCCAATTGTATGAAGACATTATTACTGTTGATTGGGAAACAGAATGTGaagaaaag taTGGGTGGCTAATGTTCTTTTGTGGAATTATAAGTTTGTCTTTCCTATATACAATTGTGGAGGCAGTAAAGTTTTATAGGAAGAAAG ATCAATACTCAGAGGAATACTTAAAATCTAAACTTCTCCTTAACCGCTTTTAA